One Leptospira wolbachii serovar Codice str. CDC genomic region harbors:
- a CDS encoding TIGR04388 family protein: MYSQSSFRCFLVFVLCFFVSVFAYTISGQSLSETWNPPVYQPADYSEFYGSVYFSQSLEEWDYKVEEVLYQSMAQWKEAADLMVEQMLMLEDGSDAFISNEGYLDERRKSLFSEVTVLYSAWERELIDDYFDNRNAFLYKLETGKVDSLYFQRIGQTSMYEEYTKEELTITENRNRILESAREWEFQWGQTRQEGLDSFANSFTELENDYQTYINSLSETENQFAYNLNAINAYKETIKTALRDVVSQLKLGLDSTCSVETGCQYKNFDGSFNEAGKLFSKFIGDLSEQLSQSDIDPDSILTLISTKIKDFLSDESNKAFSEYTIFNDQIYTYQTGFQINLDQTKSKFDLGGAEWNLRHQSFWQLSSDKRYENWLAGGQGEIGNFNRVYDSELQSIFQSIHNSDFQRLTSIINSRLGDGRRVQSMLSANLYTDAYYYINNEKIGDFYVPFQRAFHTSGNLLLDGKDKYGLWLAERSFSISDQKRLDLQMGAIGYSVLYEMYDDDSYQTSLYWKGNHFQLGGQRDHFQNTLLPAVSHWETKVKEYSEFYENWKDNRENLIADASAKLETNRAELERSKEDWLQRLDEEKRNGLRTWTDLYERGEPKEISSPTISAWSPNLKLDLFDDQKLSEFQALSVFNGPTEGIQIGSGSLLSELQRTIVGVGQYASVLQMNTDLEEFKRLEQKKLINQMAYGIQWDSLGGRELTKEEKILLGTYDISQLSIEEQNKFGSCYENPDADVCKTLLKKEYEAIIDTRNGVLTLKKGIHNGLLAGKNSDGQYAAGRTEEIRQIQLSSVGKVQVANNSSFFTIWDEEDWVSLNQKKSEITQSFLANSLQKDKQFINSSIASIQEEDNRNRELFLTRKESQENADSIFQELALAYLTGGAGGVRASLKGKLDSAINSELAKAWITATGGSESDIQTASMLIDFMRGRMSAKKIQSRDQFISIKNPIQALESITAKTLSATIKVMDQATLGMSTMTLNLTQASSMAVTKSLIGERQYNKINGQIAGTGKRLQEIKANEQLLVQNGISAAISQSTGIPADAISKMLGDKYNQIKAKKANNDMEKNPILDLGSQVMGAFGGIAKTAVVALGMPEDEIQSILQDTNGIINAGNIDQNSATNDSFGYTLQAMGMQAGWTKHQSAYLNLRDSKAVVEDLGKKAITKELAKTMGTDETTIGQLVDSTYSSYQKQKSDKKARSKAVRQTVVNAASIAITLGASGALSGVGSALSNIGKAVSSLTNGILPATTQVGQAVASTFVQTLAGSHEGPKGAIAGFANGVLGGITQGVGKIQSGLFKGMVPGIGVTYSNANGWGGSLGMGNTISNMSVSFSEKGNTTIQASQSLGKGVQMKADVTTNGAANVGFNYNPTGEGPRKDWNFSMMYDLNGGGLSGSIGYTDPNSKLGLTSSIDKKGISTSSELQGVTLGTNSEDGFQMQEMNFAEQNINAAQDESEVSDGGKSADKVAPEQEPDFLHDFSNAGLALAGLLAGGAAVTAKLFSGGSQPTPKGGAKSAGESVVLERDRRREEEDFGSENADSVADRSLDSGFADSNFIDPTNQNTIPNFNSPEQSVGGVEITAHEFITDKGNDFRKEVKIDGSKEGNVKDENSDNANDRILSESQSIQIIENSLNLYNENPITLAEKTQNILAISSVRNYLSSDDGSAFESDLAKINKLKVYLTENYFNGKIPSKKLFANLKSGLDSNVASDLQKFVDNLYKTKSGSEFQVLRNSWNKDRVFFVGNKLDYHGTDDLTGSAENTIDKSGTVEIVNAKKLENSWLDIDKINGPHNRPVKMEAFGITYTTKVDQKYRGDIRKKGDWTGPNEPFKVIKAGTESRYGGAVTIEFRDGRRILFGHFDQINIEIMNAYHNGDELPAGTYLGRIESQIGNSSGPHLHIEDPRQKADRETLLQWLKGKKK; the protein is encoded by the coding sequence ATGTATTCCCAATCCTCTTTTCGTTGTTTCTTAGTATTTGTTTTGTGTTTTTTTGTTTCTGTATTTGCATATACAATTTCTGGTCAGTCCCTTTCTGAAACTTGGAACCCTCCTGTATATCAACCTGCCGACTACTCTGAGTTTTATGGAAGTGTTTATTTTTCCCAGTCTTTAGAAGAATGGGATTATAAAGTCGAAGAAGTTTTGTATCAATCAATGGCCCAGTGGAAGGAAGCAGCTGACCTAATGGTCGAACAAATGTTAATGTTAGAAGATGGATCGGATGCATTTATTTCAAACGAAGGTTATTTAGATGAAAGAAGGAAGTCTCTATTTTCTGAAGTTACAGTTCTTTATTCTGCTTGGGAACGGGAGTTAATTGATGATTACTTTGACAATCGGAATGCATTTTTGTATAAACTGGAAACAGGTAAGGTGGATTCTCTGTATTTTCAGAGAATTGGCCAGACGTCAATGTATGAGGAATACACTAAAGAAGAGTTAACAATCACCGAAAATCGAAATCGAATTTTGGAATCAGCAAGAGAATGGGAGTTTCAGTGGGGACAAACAAGGCAAGAAGGTTTGGATTCCTTTGCCAATTCATTTACAGAGTTAGAAAACGATTATCAGACATATATAAATTCTTTATCGGAAACTGAAAACCAATTTGCATATAACCTGAATGCAATTAACGCATATAAGGAAACAATCAAAACCGCATTACGAGATGTTGTATCACAACTCAAGCTTGGATTGGATTCCACATGTTCTGTGGAGACCGGTTGCCAATATAAAAACTTTGATGGTAGTTTCAATGAAGCAGGAAAGTTATTTTCAAAGTTCATTGGTGATCTATCCGAACAATTAAGCCAATCCGATATTGATCCAGATTCTATCCTTACGCTAATATCTACGAAAATTAAGGATTTTTTATCTGATGAGTCCAATAAAGCTTTTTCGGAATACACAATTTTTAATGATCAAATTTATACTTATCAAACTGGTTTTCAAATTAACTTAGATCAAACTAAATCAAAATTTGATTTAGGCGGAGCTGAGTGGAATCTTAGGCATCAGTCATTTTGGCAATTATCTTCAGACAAACGTTATGAAAATTGGTTGGCAGGAGGACAGGGAGAAATTGGAAATTTTAATCGTGTTTATGATTCGGAGCTGCAGAGTATTTTTCAATCCATCCATAATTCTGACTTTCAAAGACTAACATCTATCATAAATAGCAGGTTAGGTGATGGTAGGCGAGTCCAATCCATGTTATCTGCGAATCTGTATACAGATGCTTATTATTATATTAACAATGAAAAGATTGGTGATTTTTATGTTCCATTTCAAAGAGCATTTCACACAAGTGGAAATTTGTTGTTAGATGGAAAAGATAAGTATGGGTTATGGTTAGCTGAAAGGAGTTTTTCGATCTCGGATCAAAAGAGATTGGATCTTCAAATGGGGGCCATAGGTTATTCAGTTCTCTACGAGATGTATGATGATGACTCTTACCAAACATCGCTGTATTGGAAGGGAAATCACTTTCAGTTAGGTGGACAACGTGATCATTTCCAGAATACGTTGTTACCAGCAGTTTCTCACTGGGAGACAAAGGTAAAAGAGTATTCCGAATTTTATGAAAACTGGAAAGATAATCGAGAAAACCTTATTGCTGATGCTTCTGCCAAATTGGAGACCAACCGTGCGGAGCTTGAGCGCTCAAAAGAAGATTGGTTGCAACGTCTTGATGAGGAAAAACGAAACGGGCTTAGGACTTGGACAGATTTATACGAACGTGGGGAACCAAAAGAGATTTCATCTCCCACAATTTCTGCGTGGTCTCCCAATCTAAAATTGGATTTGTTCGACGATCAGAAACTTTCTGAATTTCAAGCTTTAAGTGTTTTTAATGGGCCAACGGAAGGAATTCAAATTGGTAGTGGAAGTCTTTTGAGTGAGCTACAAAGAACAATCGTAGGTGTGGGTCAGTATGCTTCGGTTCTTCAGATGAATACTGATTTAGAAGAGTTTAAGCGTTTAGAGCAGAAGAAATTAATCAACCAAATGGCTTATGGAATTCAATGGGATTCGTTGGGCGGAAGAGAATTAACAAAAGAGGAAAAGATTTTACTTGGAACTTATGATATTTCGCAGCTATCGATTGAGGAGCAAAATAAATTTGGATCTTGTTACGAAAATCCTGATGCAGATGTATGCAAAACATTATTGAAAAAAGAATATGAAGCAATTATCGATACTAGGAATGGAGTGCTTACTTTAAAAAAAGGAATACACAACGGTTTACTCGCTGGAAAAAACTCAGATGGACAGTATGCCGCTGGCAGAACGGAAGAGATACGCCAAATTCAGTTAAGTTCTGTTGGGAAAGTGCAAGTAGCAAATAACAGCAGTTTTTTTACTATTTGGGATGAGGAAGATTGGGTTTCTCTCAATCAAAAGAAATCCGAAATCACTCAGTCTTTTTTGGCCAATTCACTACAAAAAGATAAACAATTTATCAACTCAAGTATAGCCTCCATTCAAGAGGAAGATAATAGAAATAGGGAATTGTTTTTAACAAGGAAGGAGTCACAAGAAAATGCTGATTCCATTTTTCAAGAGTTAGCGTTGGCTTATTTGACAGGGGGAGCAGGTGGTGTTAGAGCATCACTAAAGGGAAAACTGGATTCGGCGATTAATAGTGAGTTGGCAAAAGCTTGGATCACAGCAACAGGTGGTAGCGAGTCCGACATACAAACCGCATCAATGTTAATCGATTTTATGCGAGGTAGAATGAGTGCCAAAAAAATTCAATCGCGTGATCAATTTATATCGATTAAAAATCCAATCCAAGCTCTAGAATCTATTACAGCAAAAACTCTATCTGCTACAATAAAAGTTATGGACCAAGCGACACTTGGTATGTCGACGATGACTTTAAATTTAACACAAGCATCTTCTATGGCTGTAACTAAATCACTGATTGGAGAGAGACAATATAACAAGATAAATGGCCAAATCGCGGGGACTGGTAAACGTTTACAAGAGATTAAAGCAAATGAACAATTGTTAGTTCAAAATGGGATTTCTGCAGCAATTTCTCAAAGTACAGGGATACCAGCTGATGCTATCTCTAAAATGTTAGGTGACAAGTATAATCAAATCAAAGCAAAAAAAGCAAACAATGACATGGAAAAAAATCCTATTTTGGATTTGGGATCACAGGTAATGGGTGCCTTTGGTGGGATTGCGAAAACAGCCGTTGTCGCTTTGGGAATGCCAGAGGATGAAATCCAATCTATTTTGCAAGACACTAATGGAATCATCAATGCGGGAAATATAGATCAAAATTCAGCAACTAACGATAGTTTTGGTTATACCTTACAAGCTATGGGTATGCAGGCGGGCTGGACAAAACACCAAAGTGCCTACCTCAATCTTCGCGATTCGAAAGCGGTGGTAGAAGATCTCGGGAAAAAGGCTATTACCAAAGAATTGGCAAAAACTATGGGAACGGATGAGACAACAATCGGTCAACTTGTAGATTCCACTTATTCTTCTTACCAAAAACAAAAATCTGATAAAAAAGCTAGATCCAAAGCAGTAAGGCAAACGGTTGTGAATGCTGCGTCCATTGCCATTACCCTTGGTGCCAGTGGTGCATTGAGTGGGGTCGGTTCTGCGCTTTCTAATATAGGAAAAGCTGTTAGTAGCCTAACCAATGGTATATTGCCCGCAACAACTCAAGTAGGACAGGCTGTGGCTTCTACCTTTGTGCAAACTCTTGCAGGAAGCCATGAAGGACCTAAAGGAGCAATTGCTGGTTTCGCTAACGGTGTATTAGGTGGAATTACACAAGGGGTTGGAAAAATCCAATCAGGATTGTTTAAGGGTATGGTACCTGGGATTGGCGTTACCTATTCTAACGCAAATGGGTGGGGGGGATCTCTTGGGATGGGAAATACGATTAGCAATATGAGTGTTAGTTTTTCTGAGAAGGGAAATACAACCATCCAAGCTTCCCAATCTTTGGGTAAGGGAGTGCAAATGAAAGCGGATGTCACGACCAATGGAGCTGCCAATGTAGGTTTCAATTATAATCCTACAGGTGAGGGTCCGAGAAAGGATTGGAATTTCTCCATGATGTATGACTTAAATGGGGGAGGGCTTAGCGGAAGCATAGGTTATACGGATCCCAATTCAAAACTTGGCCTAACTTCTTCTATTGATAAAAAAGGAATTTCCACCTCATCTGAGTTACAAGGTGTGACTCTCGGAACCAATTCCGAAGATGGTTTTCAAATGCAAGAAATGAACTTTGCAGAACAGAATATCAATGCAGCGCAGGATGAAAGTGAAGTGAGTGATGGGGGAAAATCCGCTGACAAGGTTGCCCCAGAACAAGAGCCAGATTTTCTTCATGATTTCTCCAATGCTGGATTGGCACTCGCTGGATTGCTTGCAGGAGGCGCAGCAGTTACAGCGAAACTCTTTTCGGGGGGTTCCCAACCAACTCCGAAAGGCGGAGCTAAAAGTGCTGGGGAAAGTGTGGTATTGGAGAGAGATAGAAGGAGGGAAGAGGAAGACTTCGGATCGGAAAATGCAGATAGTGTAGCGGATAGATCTCTAGATTCTGGTTTTGCTGATTCTAATTTTATTGATCCGACGAATCAGAATACAATTCCAAATTTTAATTCACCTGAACAAAGTGTTGGAGGTGTTGAGATTACGGCCCATGAATTTATTACTGATAAGGGAAATGACTTCAGGAAAGAAGTAAAAATTGATGGGTCTAAGGAAGGAAATGTGAAAGATGAAAATTCAGATAATGCAAATGACCGGATATTATCTGAGTCTCAGAGCATTCAGATAATTGAAAACTCGTTAAATCTTTATAATGAAAACCCAATAACTTTAGCAGAAAAAACTCAGAATATTTTGGCGATTAGTTCAGTTCGTAATTATTTGAGTTCAGACGATGGCAGTGCGTTCGAATCGGACTTAGCAAAAATAAATAAACTGAAGGTTTATTTAACGGAAAATTATTTCAATGGGAAGATTCCTTCTAAAAAATTATTTGCAAATCTTAAATCCGGCTTAGATTCTAATGTTGCGTCAGATCTTCAAAAATTTGTCGATAACTTATATAAAACTAAATCGGGAAGTGAGTTTCAAGTTTTAAGAAATTCATGGAATAAAGATAGAGTTTTTTTTGTAGGCAATAAGTTAGATTATCATGGTACCGATGATCTAACTGGATCAGCAGAAAACACGATTGACAAATCAGGAACGGTAGAGATCGTCAATGCTAAAAAGCTTGAAAACTCATGGCTTGATATTGATAAAATAAATGGGCCTCACAATAGGCCTGTAAAGATGGAAGCTTTCGGTATAACATACACAACCAAAGTAGATCAAAAATACAGAGGTGACATACGAAAAAAAGGAGATTGGACTGGCCCCAATGAACCGTTCAAAGTAATTAAAGCGGGAACGGAAAGTAGATACGGTGGCGCAGTAACGATTGAATTCAGAGATGGTCGGAGGATTTTATTCGGCCACTTCGACCAAATAAATATAGAAATTATGAATGCTTATCACAATGGTGATGAGCTGCCGGCAGGAACTTATCTAGGTAGAATTGAGTCTCAGATAGGAAATTCAAGTGGCCCACATTTGCATATAGAAGATCCGCGTCAAAAGGCAGATAGGGAAACTCTATTACAATGGTTAAAAGGAAAGAAAAAATGA
- a CDS encoding efflux RND transporter permease subunit produces the protein MNCHWIRFFRYRILVIILFLVLVSVLSFSKLLFGENVLGTENKSIQITSHWPNKTALQVEEQITKPWEQILKSISGYKKIESISEVGSSMIHLELDEGIKNEDIIQAIRNEYLLQRQRFPEDSLFPRIKLGKSEDSYIVILQKIKGGPEKNQKELEQKIRNIPGFESLAHYSNKEKEILIQIHSDWIQTLDFPSLSQIFMTIRNQNWGFSLDESDGGWFQKDFPVQSVAWSKIGIPSRFGEGLKLSSVGKVSLEERDVRHGTRINGLSSETMIVKAESNTSLHHLANELKLILADYSDWVLLYTSHQEFNNDLFRFLVIFFSLDLILIFFASSFKKGEKELVIYLSAYYTSFLIFLGICCIISYPIGRPILFLFIYWKYFLAVFAIKRIGRWIKQCFNSLVIFFFFVYFDWIPMTFCIILVCNLYFLVSISFLKILFELFLSDFNPNLGLKFFGSNFFLLHKKIDQSKQQRTFTHWFMVLVIFLIGFVSSIHSSFSLYPLTIPNGTIQMGRLEFPTSISEQESLRITKQVENTILNRKLTDLLVVKQSSANADFYFRLNELGVSLGLVDLPTESGYFHILGESKIDSNRILRFSNADTEVLEKNIIPLIPWLRTFEGVSDVVLCFQPSTEGLELHSPGKFRSLFGNDIADSLRERSLDLQSAIVGRMLVEKKLTDIRFSVKQNKQVERYIEKPVKLTTGIPLFDKSISEYKNIKTPGRIYHKNGETSLEILVKGKNIQWDELETKINNLLNKGPVRLTEILPQKDTEAKYRPIFLFLWITLFLYRKKDKVSSFVNSIIFVFLLRLQVSFIGAEYLLFGTVVIPLMFSVLWVRSQSFDQKKILPPIILLFIAYLFPGEGGKFFFEGFLLVLGFFLIQYKIFHKVNFFKTKPSV, from the coding sequence GTGAACTGCCATTGGATTCGTTTCTTTCGATACCGTATTTTAGTTATTATTTTATTTTTAGTATTAGTTTCGGTTCTTTCTTTCAGTAAACTTCTATTTGGTGAGAATGTTCTGGGTACGGAAAATAAATCAATCCAAATCACCAGTCATTGGCCTAATAAAACGGCTCTACAGGTGGAAGAACAAATCACTAAACCATGGGAACAAATTTTAAAATCAATATCTGGTTACAAAAAAATAGAATCCATATCCGAAGTTGGAAGTTCTATGATTCATTTAGAATTAGATGAAGGAATAAAAAACGAGGATATAATCCAGGCAATTCGTAACGAGTATTTATTGCAAAGGCAAAGATTCCCCGAGGATTCACTTTTCCCTCGAATCAAACTAGGAAAATCAGAAGATAGTTATATTGTTATTTTGCAAAAGATAAAAGGAGGCCCGGAAAAAAACCAAAAGGAATTGGAACAAAAGATACGTAACATTCCTGGATTTGAATCCTTGGCTCACTATTCCAATAAAGAAAAAGAAATTCTAATCCAAATACATTCTGACTGGATTCAAACTTTAGATTTTCCCTCATTATCGCAAATATTTATGACTATTAGAAACCAGAATTGGGGGTTTAGTTTGGATGAGTCCGATGGAGGTTGGTTTCAAAAAGACTTTCCAGTGCAATCTGTAGCTTGGTCGAAAATTGGGATTCCTTCTCGATTTGGAGAGGGATTAAAACTTTCTTCGGTTGGCAAAGTTTCTTTGGAAGAAAGGGACGTTCGCCACGGAACACGTATTAATGGGTTGAGTTCTGAAACCATGATTGTAAAAGCAGAGAGTAACACTTCGCTGCATCATCTGGCAAATGAGCTGAAATTAATTTTGGCAGATTATAGTGATTGGGTTCTATTATACACCAGCCATCAAGAATTTAACAATGATTTGTTTCGGTTTTTAGTTATTTTCTTTTCTTTGGATTTGATTCTAATCTTTTTTGCCTCATCCTTTAAGAAGGGAGAAAAGGAATTAGTGATTTACTTGTCTGCCTATTATACCTCTTTTCTCATCTTTCTTGGTATTTGTTGTATCATTTCGTATCCAATCGGCAGACCGATTCTCTTTTTATTTATTTATTGGAAATACTTTTTGGCTGTGTTTGCGATAAAGAGGATTGGTCGTTGGATAAAACAATGTTTCAATTCATTGGTTATCTTTTTCTTTTTTGTCTATTTCGATTGGATTCCAATGACTTTTTGTATCATTTTGGTATGTAATTTGTATTTTTTAGTTTCCATTTCTTTTTTGAAAATTTTGTTTGAACTCTTTTTATCGGATTTCAATCCAAACCTCGGGCTTAAGTTCTTCGGTTCTAATTTTTTCCTTTTGCATAAGAAGATAGATCAATCTAAACAACAAAGAACATTTACTCATTGGTTCATGGTTCTAGTTATCTTTTTGATAGGATTTGTTTCCTCGATTCATTCAAGTTTTTCTTTGTACCCGCTTACGATTCCCAACGGAACCATACAAATGGGCCGATTGGAATTTCCCACATCAATTTCAGAACAAGAGTCTCTTCGTATCACCAAACAGGTAGAAAATACAATCCTAAATAGAAAGTTAACTGATTTATTGGTGGTAAAACAGAGTTCAGCCAATGCAGATTTTTATTTCCGTTTGAATGAGTTAGGTGTTAGCCTTGGTTTGGTTGATTTGCCAACTGAGTCGGGATACTTCCATATTTTAGGTGAATCGAAAATAGATTCGAATCGAATCCTTCGTTTTTCTAACGCTGATACAGAGGTTCTGGAAAAGAATATAATCCCTTTGATACCTTGGTTACGTACTTTCGAAGGAGTTTCTGACGTGGTTTTGTGTTTTCAGCCTTCTACGGAAGGTTTGGAGTTGCACTCTCCTGGAAAATTTCGAAGTTTATTTGGTAATGATATTGCAGACTCTTTAAGAGAACGATCGTTGGATTTACAGTCGGCAATTGTCGGAAGAATGTTGGTAGAGAAAAAGTTAACAGACATTCGTTTTTCAGTAAAACAAAACAAACAGGTAGAACGTTACATTGAGAAGCCAGTTAAATTGACAACAGGAATACCTTTGTTTGACAAATCAATCTCAGAATACAAAAACATCAAAACACCCGGAAGGATCTACCACAAAAATGGAGAAACCAGCTTGGAGATTTTAGTTAAAGGAAAAAATATTCAATGGGATGAATTGGAAACTAAGATAAACAATCTTCTAAACAAAGGCCCTGTAAGACTTACTGAAATTTTGCCACAAAAGGACACTGAAGCAAAATACCGTCCCATTTTTCTATTTCTCTGGATTACTTTGTTTCTTTATCGAAAGAAAGACAAAGTTAGCTCGTTTGTAAACTCCATCATTTTTGTATTTCTTTTGAGATTACAGGTTTCATTTATAGGTGCTGAGTATTTATTGTTTGGGACTGTTGTTATTCCATTAATGTTTTCGGTTTTGTGGGTTAGAAGTCAGTCCTTCGATCAGAAAAAAATCCTTCCACCGATCATTCTTCTTTTCATTGCGTATCTATTTCCAGGAGAAGGAGGTAAGTTTTTTTTCGAAGGATTTTTGCTTGTTCTCGGTTTTTTTCTGATCCAATATAAAATATTTCACAAAGTGAATTTTTTTAAAACCAAACCTTCTGTTTGA